The following are encoded in a window of Clostridium thermarum genomic DNA:
- a CDS encoding Fe-S-containing hydro-lyase yields MIKNIITPFTTKDAEALNCGDSVYISGTIYTARDAAHKKMIELLDKGESLPFDIQDTIIYYVGPTPARPGMIMGSAGPTTSGRMDAYTPKLLDLGLRGMIGKGSRDKRVVEAMIKNKAVYFAAIGGAGALISKSIKSAELVAYEELGTEAVMKLQVDNFPAIVAIDCRGNCIYKE; encoded by the coding sequence ATGATAAAAAATATTATTACACCTTTTACAACTAAAGATGCAGAAGCTTTAAACTGTGGTGACAGCGTATATATTTCAGGAACTATATATACCGCCAGAGACGCAGCACATAAGAAGATGATAGAGCTATTAGATAAAGGGGAAAGCCTACCTTTTGATATACAGGACACCATAATATACTATGTGGGACCAACCCCTGCTAGACCCGGAATGATAATGGGGTCTGCAGGACCTACTACCAGCGGCAGGATGGATGCCTATACTCCTAAACTATTGGACCTGGGGCTTAGAGGGATGATAGGAAAAGGTTCCAGAGACAAAAGGGTGGTAGAGGCGATGATTAAGAATAAGGCTGTTTATTTTGCTGCCATTGGCGGTGCCGGGGCCCTTATCAGTAAATCAATTAAGAGTGCAGAGCTTGTAGCTTATGAGGAATTGGGAACAGAGGCTGTTATGAAACTTCAGGTTGATAACTTTCCCGCAATTGTAGCAATAGACTGTAGAGGAAACTGCATATACAAGGAGTAA
- the tnpB gene encoding IS66 family insertion sequence element accessory protein TnpB (TnpB, as the term is used for proteins encoded by IS66 family insertion elements, is considered an accessory protein, since TnpC, encoded by a neighboring gene, is a DDE family transposase.): MLNLKQTSNVFLAAGSTDMRKSIDGLAIIVQMNFKLDPFSDALFVFCNAKRDKLKLLYWERNGFWLYYRRLEKGRFKWPNNSKDKVIHVTERELRWLLDGLDINQKGVHRDIMQRKII; encoded by the coding sequence ATGTTAAACCTAAAGCAGACTTCTAATGTATTTTTGGCTGCTGGAAGTACTGATATGAGAAAATCTATTGACGGTCTCGCCATCATCGTTCAGATGAATTTTAAGTTAGATCCATTCTCTGATGCACTTTTTGTATTCTGCAACGCTAAACGCGACAAACTCAAGTTGCTCTATTGGGAGCGGAATGGATTCTGGCTTTACTATCGCCGTTTGGAAAAAGGTCGCTTTAAGTGGCCTAATAATTCTAAAGACAAAGTTATACATGTAACGGAGCGGGAGCTCCGCTGGCTTTTAGATGGACTGGATATTAACCAAAAGGGAGTACATCGTGATATTATGCAGAGAAAAATCATTTGA
- the cwlD gene encoding N-acetylmuramoyl-L-alanine amidase CwlD: MAFLLLFTIYPMANINNTTDKSNKLILIDPGHGGVDGGAVGKDGTLEKDLNLIIGKTLKGELLKEGYKIVMSREDDRSLCTEGGTIRKKKLEDLDNRQKLIRKSNCDMFLSVHLNSFPQQQYYGAQIWYAANKKSENFGILMQNTLREDLDVNNKRKAKNAKDDFIILRNCPDIPAIIIECGFLSNPAEAKKLKDPDYQKKIAQSIVRAVNVYFEKEM, from the coding sequence ATGGCGTTTTTACTTTTATTTACAATCTACCCCATGGCAAATATAAATAATACAACTGATAAATCGAATAAATTAATATTAATAGATCCAGGCCATGGTGGAGTTGATGGAGGAGCAGTAGGCAAAGATGGAACCTTAGAAAAAGACCTAAATCTCATTATAGGCAAAACTCTCAAGGGCGAATTACTTAAAGAAGGCTATAAGATAGTGATGTCTAGAGAAGATGACAGAAGTCTCTGTACCGAAGGCGGAACTATAAGAAAGAAGAAACTGGAGGATCTAGACAACAGGCAAAAACTTATCAGAAAAAGTAATTGTGACATGTTTTTAAGCGTTCACTTAAATTCTTTCCCACAGCAGCAATATTATGGTGCCCAGATATGGTATGCAGCTAATAAAAAAAGTGAGAACTTTGGTATACTTATGCAGAACACTCTAAGAGAGGACTTGGATGTAAATAATAAAAGAAAGGCTAAAAATGCCAAGGATGATTTCATAATATTAAGGAATTGTCCTGATATACCGGCAATAATAATTGAATGTGGATTTCTATCAAACCCTGCAGAAGCTAAAAAACTAAAAGACCCAGACTATCAGAAGAAAATTGCACAATCTATTGTCAGGGCCGTTAATGTGTATTTTGAAAAAGAAATGTAG
- a CDS encoding Na/Pi cotransporter family protein translates to MDITKMIITLIGGLGLFLFGMKMMGDGLENAAGEKLKGILEKVTSNPIVAVLVGTVVTMIIQSSSATTVMVVGFVNAGLMNLMQAAGVIMGANIGTTITAQLVSLKLTDVAPIFIGAGTVIVLFSKGKKNREIGNIVLGFGILFLGMDLMGDSMAPLKESEGFKSMMNVISNSWILALGVGLLMTSIIQSSSATTGILIALAGTGAVPLSAAIPFVFGCNIGTCVTALLASIGTSKSARKAALIHVTFNLIGTIIFIPLRFQLAEIAQWINPGNTPGAITRQIANVHTIFNIVNTMILVWFIKYLVVFVNKLIPGEDEKEHLGTKYIDDRLLETPVIAVGQMVKETIRMANKAKENLEIAMKAFEGNDENLINKVYENEKLINILEHDITNYLVKLSNTELSEEQLKIVTSTFHVVNDVERIGDHAENIADLTTEKIVKKLNFSNEGLEDLRNMYKYTINALQASIESYENHDIKKAESVASIEERIDTLEKEYRAGHIRRLNAGLCSAYTGAIFLDLISNFERIGDHATNIAESVLQA, encoded by the coding sequence TTGGACATTACAAAAATGATTATAACGTTAATTGGCGGCTTGGGATTGTTCCTTTTTGGAATGAAGATGATGGGCGATGGTCTTGAAAATGCTGCAGGTGAAAAGTTAAAAGGTATATTGGAAAAGGTTACTTCTAATCCCATCGTAGCAGTATTAGTCGGTACTGTTGTGACCATGATAATTCAAAGCAGTAGTGCTACTACAGTTATGGTTGTGGGCTTTGTTAATGCTGGACTTATGAATTTGATGCAAGCTGCAGGAGTTATAATGGGTGCTAATATTGGAACAACTATCACAGCACAGCTTGTATCACTAAAACTAACAGATGTAGCTCCAATTTTTATTGGGGCAGGTACAGTTATTGTACTATTTTCAAAAGGCAAAAAGAACAGAGAGATTGGGAACATAGTTTTAGGCTTTGGTATATTATTTTTAGGTATGGACCTAATGGGGGATTCAATGGCACCATTGAAAGAATCAGAAGGCTTTAAATCCATGATGAATGTTATTTCAAACAGCTGGATACTTGCTTTGGGCGTAGGACTTTTAATGACTAGTATTATACAAAGTTCATCAGCAACCACAGGAATATTAATCGCTTTAGCGGGAACTGGTGCAGTGCCGCTATCTGCTGCAATACCATTTGTTTTTGGATGTAATATTGGAACCTGTGTGACTGCATTGCTGGCAAGTATTGGTACTTCAAAGAGCGCAAGGAAAGCTGCCTTGATACACGTAACTTTTAATTTAATTGGTACCATAATATTTATTCCTCTTAGATTTCAACTGGCAGAGATAGCACAATGGATTAATCCAGGTAATACTCCTGGGGCTATTACAAGACAAATTGCAAATGTGCATACTATATTTAATATAGTAAACACAATGATTTTAGTCTGGTTTATAAAGTATCTTGTTGTGTTTGTTAATAAGCTCATACCTGGTGAGGACGAAAAAGAGCATCTTGGTACTAAATATATAGATGATAGATTATTAGAAACGCCTGTAATAGCCGTAGGGCAGATGGTTAAGGAAACAATAAGAATGGCTAATAAGGCGAAAGAGAATCTGGAAATCGCAATGAAAGCCTTTGAAGGTAATGACGAAAATCTGATAAATAAGGTTTATGAAAACGAAAAGTTAATCAACATACTAGAGCATGATATTACAAATTATCTGGTAAAATTATCTAATACGGAGCTTTCAGAAGAACAGCTTAAAATAGTAACATCTACCTTCCATGTAGTAAATGATGTGGAGAGAATCGGTGATCATGCAGAAAATATTGCGGATTTAACAACCGAGAAAATTGTAAAAAAATTAAACTTTTCAAATGAGGGATTAGAAGATTTAAGGAATATGTACAAATATACTATAAATGCTCTACAGGCTAGTATTGAAAGCTATGAAAATCACGATATTAAGAAAGCAGAGAGCGTAGCATCTATAGAGGAAAGAATTGATACTCTTGAGAAGGAATATAGAGCAGGACATATAAGAAGATTGAATGCAGGCTTATGCAGTGCTTATACGGGAGCTATATTCTTAGACCTTATTAGTAACTTTGAAAGAATTGGTGACCATGCTACAAATATAGCAGAAAGTGTTCTGCAAGCATAG
- the tnpA gene encoding IS66 family insertion sequence element accessory protein TnpA has protein sequence MTKLNMEDWQQLIADYRSSGLTGPVWCQQKQLSIHKLRYWINKFNKAEFKEEPRQQWVSVKTNLSITTTSITVKVGKAEISVSQDFDKELFADVVQSLLTLC, from the coding sequence TTGACAAAATTAAATATGGAAGATTGGCAGCAGCTCATTGCTGATTATAGATCTAGCGGCCTTACCGGGCCGGTATGGTGTCAGCAAAAACAATTGAGTATACACAAATTACGCTATTGGATTAACAAATTCAACAAAGCAGAGTTTAAAGAAGAACCAAGACAGCAGTGGGTTTCAGTAAAAACAAATTTATCTATAACAACAACATCTATTACTGTAAAAGTCGGTAAGGCTGAAATTTCAGTTTCGCAAGACTTCGATAAAGAACTCTTTGCAGATGTTGTCCAATCCCTATTAACTTTATGTTAA
- a CDS encoding class I SAM-dependent methyltransferase — protein sequence MGHYFINDESLTHNYKTINFHYKNRDFKFTTDSGVFSKNHVDEGTTILLNNLPELRGKVLDLGCGYGCIGISLKMTNDIDLTMADINERALELAALNCKNNGLNNISIIQSDGFSNISDKFDFIILNPPIRAGKKTIFKLYEDSYQHLNKHGKFIFVINKKHGAESSIEKVNEIFNDYEILYKKKGWYVISCELV from the coding sequence ATGGGGCACTATTTTATTAACGATGAATCATTAACTCATAATTATAAAACTATTAACTTTCACTATAAAAACAGGGACTTTAAGTTTACTACGGATTCAGGTGTGTTTTCAAAGAATCATGTTGATGAAGGGACTACAATATTACTTAATAATCTACCGGAGTTAAGGGGTAAAGTTCTAGACTTGGGCTGCGGTTACGGCTGTATTGGCATATCCCTCAAAATGACCAATGATATTGACCTTACCATGGCTGATATTAATGAAAGGGCTTTAGAACTGGCAGCGCTGAACTGTAAAAATAACGGACTAAATAATATATCCATTATTCAGTCTGATGGTTTTTCTAATATTAGTGATAAGTTTGATTTTATAATTTTAAATCCTCCCATAAGGGCAGGAAAAAAAACAATTTTTAAATTGTATGAGGATTCATATCAACATTTAAATAAACATGGAAAATTTATTTTTGTAATCAATAAGAAACATGGAGCTGAAAGCAGTATTGAAAAGGTTAATGAGATCTTTAATGACTATGAGATCTTATACAAAAAGAAGGGTTGGTATGTAATCTCCTGTGAATTAGTATAG
- a CDS encoding fumarate hydratase, translating into MREINISEIIEVVKRLCIEANYNISEDIQSGLDKAMDVEEEELPKDILNKILLNSKIAREEAIPMCQDTGMACVFVELGQDVHICGGSLEEAINEGVRRGYEEGYLRKSVVKDPIHRVNTRDNTPAIINYEIKPGDKLKITVAPKGFGSENMSQLKMLKPSDGIEGVKDFVLKTVIEAGSNPCPPIVVGVGIGGTFDRAALLAKKALLRPIDKRNADSYYESIERELLKRINETNIGPQGFGGVTTALAVNIETYPTHIAGLPVAVNINCHATRHAEAEI; encoded by the coding sequence GTGAGAGAGATAAATATTTCGGAGATTATTGAGGTAGTTAAGAGACTATGTATTGAAGCAAATTACAATATATCTGAAGATATACAAAGCGGACTGGATAAGGCCATGGACGTGGAAGAGGAAGAGTTACCAAAGGACATATTAAATAAAATATTGCTAAATTCTAAAATAGCCAGGGAAGAGGCGATTCCTATGTGTCAGGATACAGGAATGGCCTGCGTGTTTGTTGAGCTTGGCCAGGATGTGCATATCTGCGGTGGCAGCTTGGAAGAGGCAATAAATGAAGGTGTAAGAAGAGGGTATGAGGAAGGGTATTTGAGAAAGTCTGTAGTAAAGGATCCTATTCATAGGGTAAATACAAGGGATAATACACCGGCTATTATCAATTACGAGATAAAGCCTGGAGATAAGCTTAAAATAACTGTTGCACCTAAAGGGTTCGGCTCAGAGAATATGAGTCAGCTAAAAATGCTGAAGCCTTCAGATGGCATAGAAGGGGTTAAAGACTTTGTTTTAAAGACTGTTATCGAAGCCGGCTCAAATCCTTGTCCGCCTATAGTTGTGGGAGTAGGTATAGGTGGGACCTTTGATAGAGCTGCATTGCTTGCAAAAAAGGCCTTGTTGAGACCCATTGATAAAAGAAATGCCGACAGCTATTATGAAAGCATAGAAAGAGAATTGTTGAAACGGATAAACGAAACCAATATAGGACCACAGGGCTTTGGTGGAGTTACCACTGCATTGGCAGTTAATATAGAAACCTACCCTACTCATATAGCAGGACTGCCTGTTGCTGTAAATATAAACTGCCATGCTACAAGACATGCTGAAGCTGAAATATAA